A region from the Paraurantiacibacter namhicola genome encodes:
- the gatA gene encoding Asp-tRNA(Asn)/Glu-tRNA(Gln) amidotransferase subunit GatA: protein MTELTNLGVKAIRDGVKAGDFTAREVAEAHNDAVAAANEALNAFIVTTPEIALQAADLVDADREAGKDLGRMAGVPIGMKDLFATRGVQTTAASHILEGFTPQYESTVSHNLWSEGAVMLGKLNLDEFAMGSSNETSHFGNVANPWRRARGDNAKLAPGGSSGGSSASVAARIAAAATGTDTGGSIRQPAAFTGICGIKPTYGRCSRWGTVAFASSLDQAGPMARSVEDCAIMLEAMAGFDAKDSTSLDAPVPDWSAALDADLKGKRVGIPREYRMEGTDQAILDLWDKGADMLRDAGAQIVDISLPHTKYALPAYYIVAPAEASSNLARYDGVRYGLRDLPEGANLQDMYAATRADGFGEEVKRRILIGTYVLSAGFYDAYYTQAMKVRTLVQRDFAEAWHDCDVVLTPTTPTAAFALGDKSDDPLAMYLNDVFAVPASLAGLPAMSVPGGQDADGLPLGLHLIGQQMDEQGVLNAALAIEQRAGFTAQPEKWW from the coding sequence ATGACAGAACTCACCAATCTCGGCGTAAAGGCCATCCGCGATGGCGTGAAAGCCGGCGACTTCACCGCGCGTGAAGTGGCGGAGGCACATAACGATGCGGTCGCGGCCGCCAACGAGGCTCTCAACGCCTTCATCGTCACCACGCCCGAAATCGCGCTGCAGGCCGCCGACCTCGTGGATGCGGACCGCGAGGCGGGCAAGGACCTTGGCCGCATGGCCGGCGTGCCGATCGGCATGAAGGATTTGTTCGCCACGCGCGGCGTGCAGACCACGGCGGCCAGCCACATCCTCGAAGGCTTCACCCCGCAGTACGAAAGCACCGTCAGCCACAATCTGTGGTCCGAAGGCGCCGTGATGCTGGGCAAGCTGAACCTCGACGAATTCGCCATGGGCTCCAGCAACGAGACGAGCCATTTCGGCAATGTCGCCAACCCCTGGCGCCGCGCACGGGGTGACAATGCCAAGCTGGCACCGGGCGGTTCCTCCGGCGGTTCCAGCGCCAGCGTGGCCGCGCGCATTGCCGCTGCCGCCACGGGCACGGATACGGGCGGCTCCATCCGCCAGCCCGCCGCCTTCACCGGCATCTGCGGCATCAAGCCGACTTATGGCCGCTGTTCGCGTTGGGGCACGGTGGCCTTTGCCAGCAGCCTCGATCAGGCAGGCCCCATGGCCCGCAGCGTGGAAGATTGCGCCATCATGCTGGAAGCCATGGCAGGCTTCGATGCGAAGGATTCCACCAGCCTCGATGCGCCCGTGCCGGACTGGTCGGCTGCGCTGGACGCAGACCTGAAGGGCAAGCGGGTCGGCATCCCCAGGGAATACCGGATGGAGGGCACGGACCAGGCCATCCTGGACCTGTGGGACAAGGGCGCGGACATGCTGCGCGATGCGGGCGCACAGATCGTCGACATCTCCCTGCCGCACACCAAGTATGCGCTGCCCGCCTATTATATCGTCGCTCCTGCCGAAGCCTCCAGCAACCTCGCCCGCTATGACGGCGTGCGATACGGCCTGCGCGACCTGCCCGAAGGCGCGAACTTGCAGGACATGTACGCCGCCACCCGCGCCGATGGCTTCGGGGAAGAGGTGAAGCGCCGCATCCTGATCGGCACCTATGTGCTCAGCGCCGGTTTCTACGACGCATACTACACCCAGGCGATGAAGGTGCGCACGCTGGTGCAGCGCGACTTTGCCGAGGCGTGGCACGATTGCGACGTGGTGCTCACCCCTACCACGCCCACCGCCGCCTTCGCGCTTGGCGACAAGAGCGACGATCCGCTGGCCATGTATCTGAACGACGTCTTCGCCGTGCCCGCTTCGCTGGCCGGTCTCCCGGCCATGAGCGTGCCGGGCGGACAGGACGCGGACGGTCTGCCCTTGGGCCTCCATCTAATCGGCCAGCAGATGGACGAACAGGGCGTGCTGAACGCAGCCCTAGCCATCGAACAGCGCGCCGGGTTCACCGCCCAGCCGGAGAAGTGGTGGTAG
- the gatC gene encoding Asp-tRNA(Asn)/Glu-tRNA(Gln) amidotransferase subunit GatC has protein sequence MSVTREEVAKIAGLARIAMDDAELDRMVPELNNILDWVETLAEVDTAQVEPMTAVIPQALRLREDVIDADPLTGGNVREKVLANAPAAEHGFYGVPKVIE, from the coding sequence ATGTCTGTGACCCGTGAAGAAGTGGCCAAGATTGCCGGCCTGGCGCGCATCGCGATGGACGATGCGGAGCTGGACCGCATGGTCCCCGAACTGAACAACATCCTCGACTGGGTGGAAACGCTGGCCGAGGTGGACACTGCCCAGGTAGAACCGATGACCGCCGTCATCCCGCAAGCCCTGCGCCTGCGTGAGGACGTGATCGACGCCGACCCGCTGACCGGCGGCAATGTGCGCGAAAAGGTGCTGGCGAATGCGCCTGCGGCGGAACACGGCTTCTACGGCGTGCCCAAGGTGATCGAGTGA
- a CDS encoding patatin-like phospholipase family protein: MSESSLKHFSLFEGVPHDALSALETAAQPRDLSGGDRLIERGNDATTLQFVLSGRLRVANAAGVTVAHIEAGEVVGELAFFADGKRTADVFAMRDTQVLEITREDFERISADHPALTHVMLRLVSQRLVAATARSGAVVKTVPRVIAVLPAGDSKMPDGLLDRLADAIRKAEPSGPGVATMASEGSAPGDYLGWLAEREHEGAYVLADASGAEEWGRAVCRNADALLMVATPHAASPQPSALETAAMDWIEPEDRTLLLLRDAASVEITGSRAWIDARAAKLHHHVALDRDEDFAKVGRFLTGNAVGLVLAGGGALGAAHLGVIKGLQEAGIPYDFIGGTSAGAAMGGAIAQGLSVAEVLDQMEAMFIEAKAMKRLTIPVHALLDHRTFDHELSTRYGSKDIADQPHLFFGISTNLSTNSLHIHRSGPLWECVRASGSLPTILPPFIDADGNILVDGGVLDNIPVRVIRQLKTGPNIIAALGDPTAEWRVDAEYSDVRGPGALLRDLLLRRKPEKKIPSIVETMSNSMVVASRMLVKEMDSPDDAVLEIPLIPGMGIMDWDQGRELAEMARLHVLQQAQGEGPLTRFVA, from the coding sequence GTGAGCGAATCCAGTCTGAAGCATTTTTCCCTGTTCGAAGGCGTGCCGCATGATGCGCTCTCTGCGCTGGAAACCGCGGCCCAGCCGCGCGACCTTTCCGGCGGGGACCGGCTGATAGAGCGCGGCAATGACGCGACCACGCTGCAATTCGTCCTCAGCGGCCGCCTGCGCGTGGCCAATGCGGCCGGCGTCACCGTGGCGCATATCGAAGCGGGCGAAGTGGTGGGCGAGCTCGCCTTCTTCGCGGATGGCAAGCGCACAGCGGATGTCTTCGCCATGCGCGACACGCAGGTGCTGGAAATCACGCGCGAGGATTTCGAGCGGATCAGCGCCGATCACCCTGCGCTGACCCATGTGATGCTGCGCCTCGTCTCGCAGCGGCTGGTCGCGGCCACGGCGCGCAGCGGTGCGGTGGTCAAGACCGTGCCGCGCGTCATCGCCGTGCTGCCTGCCGGGGACAGCAAAATGCCGGATGGGCTGCTGGACCGCCTGGCCGATGCCATCCGCAAGGCCGAACCGTCTGGTCCGGGCGTCGCGACCATGGCCAGCGAAGGCAGCGCGCCGGGCGATTACCTCGGCTGGCTGGCGGAGCGCGAGCACGAGGGTGCTTATGTCCTCGCCGATGCCTCGGGCGCAGAGGAATGGGGCCGTGCGGTGTGCCGCAATGCCGATGCGCTGCTGATGGTGGCGACCCCGCATGCCGCCTCCCCGCAGCCCAGCGCGCTGGAGACGGCGGCGATGGACTGGATCGAACCGGAAGACCGCACGCTGTTGCTGCTACGCGATGCGGCCTCGGTGGAGATCACGGGTTCGCGCGCATGGATCGATGCACGGGCTGCGAAACTCCACCACCACGTGGCGCTGGACCGGGACGAAGATTTTGCAAAGGTCGGCCGCTTCCTGACCGGCAATGCCGTGGGCCTGGTGCTGGCGGGCGGCGGCGCACTGGGTGCGGCGCATCTTGGCGTGATCAAGGGCCTGCAGGAAGCCGGCATTCCCTATGATTTCATCGGCGGGACCAGCGCGGGCGCGGCAATGGGCGGTGCCATCGCGCAGGGCCTGAGCGTGGCCGAAGTGCTCGACCAGATGGAGGCGATGTTCATCGAGGCCAAGGCCATGAAGCGCCTGACCATCCCGGTCCACGCGCTGCTGGACCACCGGACCTTCGATCACGAGCTTTCCACACGCTACGGGAGCAAGGACATCGCGGACCAGCCGCATTTATTCTTTGGCATATCGACCAACCTTTCCACCAATTCGCTGCACATCCACCGCTCCGGCCCGCTGTGGGAATGCGTGCGCGCGTCCGGATCGCTGCCCACGATCCTGCCGCCCTTCATCGATGCCGATGGCAATATCCTGGTGGATGGCGGCGTGCTGGACAATATCCCGGTGCGCGTGATACGCCAGCTGAAGACCGGGCCCAACATCATCGCCGCGCTGGGCGATCCCACGGCGGAATGGCGCGTGGATGCGGAATATTCCGACGTGCGCGGGCCAGGGGCCCTGCTGCGCGACCTGCTGCTGCGCCGCAAGCCGGAGAAGAAGATCCCCTCCATCGTGGAGACCATGTCCAATTCGATGGTGGTGGCCAGCCGGATGCTGGTGAAGGAGATGGATTCGCCCGACGATGCCGTGCTGGAAATCCCCCTGATCCCCGGCATGGGTATCATGGACTGGGACCAGGGGCGCGAGCTTGCCGAAATGGCCCGCCTGCATGTGCTGCAGCAGGCGCAGGGAGAAGGCCCGCTCACCCGTTTCGTCGCTTGA
- a CDS encoding DUF4153 domain-containing protein, producing the protein MTDAGETETLDAAAGDAPYANDWSLRPWLLAGLLAIAGLLIHLLTDGAGSETPLRVALATFTFFTAIGAAFTLDEDDLVAPAIFALVIGLVMAGLSYHAVDQGDRVADEEYAVAAGVFFSLLALPLFQAGFHRLRFRTDYKATHWHVWSDAITAAGALAFTGLSWLVLYLLASLFDLIGIDFLELLTREGWFGWMFSGAAFGAALGVLRNQLSIIGTLQGVVMLVLSLLAVPFALAMIAFSAAFLLSGGQALWDATDSATPLLLACAVGSFVLANAVIRDDDAARSSNAVMQASAVILSLAIFPLSVFAAISMGIRVDQHGLAPERIWALVAIAVATAYGLAYWVGIARGRMAGWSGQLRGANFNLAVGASALALFLALPILNFGSIATANQISRLQSGAVSVEEFDFTALRWDFGAAGRRGLERLKAEGGEIATLAQEALDQDERPWGRLRNRRAAEDIDLRMQPENPQLRAKVIERVRYNRWQCEEFCVGLDLGVGEDGKQRVAVISGSNYEIMRFDPSGDAEIEAELAVEETAIEVEGGARGGSVTRDSTVEIRDVQKRYIFVDGKPLGRPLPD; encoded by the coding sequence ATGACCGACGCAGGCGAAACCGAAACACTGGACGCTGCGGCGGGCGATGCGCCCTACGCCAATGACTGGAGCCTGCGGCCCTGGTTGCTGGCAGGCCTGCTGGCCATTGCCGGGCTGCTGATTCACCTGCTGACGGATGGTGCAGGCAGCGAAACGCCGCTGCGCGTGGCGCTGGCCACATTCACCTTCTTCACGGCCATTGGCGCCGCCTTCACCCTGGACGAGGACGACCTGGTCGCGCCCGCCATCTTCGCTCTGGTTATTGGCCTCGTCATGGCTGGCCTCAGCTACCACGCGGTGGACCAGGGCGACCGCGTGGCGGACGAGGAATATGCCGTGGCCGCGGGCGTGTTCTTCAGCCTGCTGGCCCTGCCGCTGTTCCAGGCAGGCTTCCACCGCCTGCGCTTCCGCACGGATTACAAGGCGACTCACTGGCACGTGTGGAGCGATGCCATCACGGCAGCCGGCGCGCTGGCCTTTACCGGCCTGTCCTGGCTGGTGCTGTACCTGCTGGCATCGCTGTTCGACCTGATCGGGATCGACTTCCTCGAACTGCTGACGCGGGAAGGCTGGTTCGGCTGGATGTTCAGCGGCGCGGCCTTCGGGGCAGCGCTGGGCGTGCTGCGCAACCAGTTGAGCATCATCGGGACATTGCAGGGCGTCGTGATGCTGGTGCTCAGCCTGCTGGCCGTGCCTTTTGCGCTCGCCATGATCGCCTTCAGCGCCGCCTTCCTGCTCAGTGGCGGGCAGGCGCTGTGGGATGCCACGGATTCCGCCACGCCGCTGCTGCTGGCCTGCGCGGTTGGCAGCTTCGTGCTGGCCAATGCCGTCATCCGGGACGACGATGCCGCGCGCAGCAGCAATGCGGTGATGCAGGCCAGCGCGGTCATCCTGTCGCTGGCAATCTTCCCGCTTTCCGTCTTCGCCGCTATTTCCATGGGCATTCGCGTGGACCAGCACGGTCTTGCGCCGGAACGGATCTGGGCGCTGGTCGCCATCGCGGTCGCTACGGCTTATGGCCTCGCCTATTGGGTTGGCATCGCGCGCGGGCGGATGGCCGGGTGGAGCGGCCAGCTGCGCGGCGCCAATTTCAACCTCGCCGTGGGCGCCAGCGCGCTGGCGCTGTTCCTCGCCCTGCCGATCCTGAACTTCGGCAGCATCGCGACCGCCAACCAGATTTCGCGGCTGCAATCGGGCGCTGTCTCGGTGGAGGAGTTCGATTTTACCGCCTTGCGCTGGGACTTCGGCGCGGCGGGGCGGCGCGGTCTGGAGCGCCTCAAGGCTGAAGGCGGCGAGATTGCCACGCTGGCGCAGGAAGCGCTGGACCAGGATGAGAGGCCATGGGGCCGCCTGCGCAACCGGCGCGCGGCGGAGGATATCGACCTGCGCATGCAGCCGGAAAACCCGCAGCTGCGCGCCAAGGTGATCGAGCGCGTGCGATATAACCGCTGGCAGTGCGAGGAATTCTGCGTCGGCCTCGACCTGGGCGTCGGGGAGGATGGCAAGCAGCGCGTCGCCGTCATATCCGGCAGCAATTACGAAATCATGCGTTTCGATCCTTCGGGCGATGCCGAAATAGAGGCCGAGCTCGCCGTGGAAGAGACGGCCATCGAAGTGGAGGGCGGTGCGCGCGGTGGCTCTGTCACGCGCGATTCCACGGTCGAAATCCGCGACGTGCAGAAGCGCTATATCTTCGTCGACGGGAAGCCGCTCGGGCGGCCGCTGCCGGACTGA
- a CDS encoding FKBP-type peptidyl-prolyl cis-trans isomerase, which translates to MAEVTRVPLQPIEKGSLAKLWLGVLLVVLVSAGIAWAVAPKGVSVDTITAGEGASPTAEDVVFIKYVGKLEDGSEFDRGEKLPIPTGGLLPEEGVPLPLEGMIPGFVECVTQMQKGGTYECTIPSDLAYGAEGSTNPQTGEVAIPPNSDLTFEVTLVDFMPMADFQQRVMALQQMMAPPEGAEGAEGAPAGGAAPEAPATE; encoded by the coding sequence ATGGCCGAAGTCACCCGCGTACCCTTGCAGCCCATCGAAAAGGGCTCGCTCGCAAAACTGTGGCTCGGCGTGCTGCTGGTCGTGCTGGTTTCGGCCGGGATCGCCTGGGCCGTGGCGCCCAAGGGCGTGTCGGTGGACACGATCACGGCTGGCGAAGGTGCCAGCCCGACGGCGGAAGACGTGGTCTTCATCAAATATGTCGGCAAGCTGGAAGACGGCAGCGAATTCGACCGCGGCGAGAAGCTGCCGATCCCGACCGGCGGCCTGCTGCCGGAAGAGGGCGTTCCGCTTCCGCTGGAAGGCATGATCCCCGGCTTCGTGGAATGCGTCACCCAGATGCAGAAGGGCGGCACGTATGAGTGCACGATCCCGTCCGACCTCGCGTATGGCGCCGAAGGCAGCACCAATCCGCAGACCGGCGAAGTGGCCATCCCGCCCAATTCCGACCTGACGTTCGAAGTGACGCTGGTGGACTTCATGCCGATGGCCGATTTCCAGCAGCGCGTGATGGCCCTGCAGCAGATGATGGCCCCGCCTGAGGGCGCTGAAGGCGCAGAAGGCGCACCGGCTGGCGGCGCGGCGCCGGAGGCTCCGGCCACCGAATAA
- the rpsU gene encoding 30S ribosomal protein S21: protein MQIMVRDNNVEQALRALKKKLQREGVYREMKLRRHYEKPSEKRAREKAAAVRRARKMERKRMERDGIK from the coding sequence ATGCAGATCATGGTTCGCGATAACAATGTCGAGCAGGCCCTGCGCGCGCTCAAGAAGAAGCTGCAGCGCGAGGGGGTGTATCGCGAAATGAAGCTGCGCCGCCATTACGAAAAGCCGTCCGAGAAGCGCGCCCGTGAAAAGGCTGCTGCTGTACGCCGCGCCCGCAAGATGGAGCGCAAGCGGATGGAGCGTGACGGTATCAAGTGA
- the crcB gene encoding fluoride efflux transporter CrcB: MDTPSPITASMNVALGGAIGAVLRYQLGRVMTQWLGPDAVTAFPFATLAANTIGSLLMGVLAGVLVKNGGEAQWSEQLRLFVGVGLLGGFTTFSAFSLEMVLLIERGNFLFAALYVMLSVALGIVGLFVGLNFVRLFN; encoded by the coding sequence ATGGACACCCCCTCCCCCATAACGGCCAGCATGAACGTGGCGCTTGGCGGCGCGATCGGCGCCGTGCTGCGTTACCAACTGGGCCGCGTGATGACGCAGTGGCTTGGCCCTGACGCCGTCACCGCCTTTCCCTTCGCCACGCTGGCGGCCAACACCATCGGCAGCCTGCTGATGGGCGTGCTGGCCGGCGTGCTGGTCAAGAACGGGGGCGAGGCACAATGGAGCGAGCAGCTGCGCCTGTTCGTGGGCGTGGGCCTGCTGGGCGGCTTCACCACCTTTTCCGCCTTCAGCCTGGAAATGGTCCTGCTGATAGAGCGGGGCAATTTCCTGTTCGCCGCGCTTTACGTGATGCTGTCCGTCGCGCTGGGCATTGTCGGGCTGTTCGTCGGCCTCAACTTCGTGCGGCTGTTCAACTGA
- a CDS encoding RluA family pseudouridine synthase, translating to MADEVRQFTVEQDDDGIRVDRWFKRHLPQIGFGMVGKWARTGQLRVDGKRVKPDARLEAGQVLRVPPAGDAPRGPRRVRELSDEDRELAREILISRTKAALVLNKPPGLATQGGTKTSRHIDGLLDAYADAEDPRPRLVHRLDKDTSGLLLVARSPGSAAFFSKRFSTRDAKKVYWALITGVPDVMEGTIEAPLAKQPGTGGEKMHVDHENGQRAVTRYRVIERAGNRAAWVEMMPLTGRTHQLRVHMTAIGHPIVGDGKYGGQDAFLTGSISRKMHLHARRLVIEAPGGETLDEIANLPEHFAASMEQLGFDPSRSDAEPLEFGRPARTPAEKKQAAKRHAKQVRKERRGERKQRGEVKKDKPPRGKLGKKSAPGAKRKGPAPKTSRGPAKGGPAKGAGARGPRR from the coding sequence ATGGCGGACGAGGTCAGGCAATTCACCGTCGAACAGGACGATGACGGCATCCGGGTGGACCGCTGGTTCAAGCGGCACCTGCCGCAGATAGGCTTCGGCATGGTGGGCAAGTGGGCCCGCACCGGGCAGCTGCGCGTGGATGGCAAGCGTGTGAAGCCCGACGCCCGGCTGGAGGCAGGCCAGGTCCTGCGTGTGCCGCCCGCAGGCGACGCACCGCGCGGCCCGCGCCGGGTGCGCGAGCTTTCGGACGAAGACCGCGAACTGGCGCGCGAGATCCTGATCAGCCGCACGAAGGCCGCGCTGGTGCTGAACAAGCCGCCGGGCCTGGCCACGCAGGGCGGCACGAAGACATCGCGCCATATCGACGGGCTGCTGGACGCCTATGCCGATGCGGAAGATCCCCGCCCGCGGCTGGTCCACCGGCTGGACAAGGACACGTCCGGCCTGCTGCTGGTCGCCCGCAGTCCCGGCAGCGCGGCGTTCTTTTCCAAGCGCTTCTCCACCCGCGATGCGAAGAAGGTCTACTGGGCCCTGATCACCGGCGTGCCGGACGTGATGGAGGGCACGATCGAGGCGCCGCTGGCCAAGCAGCCCGGCACGGGCGGCGAGAAGATGCATGTCGACCACGAAAACGGCCAGCGCGCCGTGACGCGCTACCGCGTGATCGAACGCGCCGGCAACCGCGCCGCATGGGTGGAGATGATGCCGCTGACCGGGCGCACGCACCAGCTGCGCGTCCACATGACCGCCATCGGCCACCCAATCGTGGGAGACGGGAAATATGGCGGACAGGATGCCTTCCTGACCGGCAGCATCAGCCGCAAGATGCACCTGCACGCCCGGCGGCTGGTGATCGAGGCGCCCGGCGGCGAGACGCTGGACGAGATCGCCAATCTGCCGGAACACTTTGCCGCGAGCATGGAGCAGCTGGGTTTCGACCCCTCCCGCTCCGATGCCGAGCCGCTCGAATTCGGCCGCCCGGCCCGCACCCCTGCGGAAAAGAAGCAGGCGGCCAAGCGCCACGCCAAGCAGGTCCGCAAGGAACGCCGCGGCGAGCGCAAGCAGCGCGGCGAGGTGAAGAAGGACAAGCCCCCGCGCGGCAAGCTGGGCAAAAAGTCCGCCCCCGGCGCGAAGCGAAAGGGCCCTGCGCCCAAAACCTCTCGAGGCCCGGCGAAGGGCGGCCCGGCGAAGGGCGCCGGAGCCAGGGGTCCGCGCCGGTGA
- a CDS encoding HAD-IA family hydrolase: MTTRLAVFDCDGTLVDGQAAVCTAMARAFDAAGVPQPDSHAVRRIVGLSLPQAVMKLAPDLPSAQRGDVVEAYKTAFREARMDGSLREPLYPGIRELVEALKAHGWALAVATGKSDRGLEATLATHRLSGHFTSLHTASRHPSKPYPAMLEACMEDEAAAPAATVMIGDTTYDIMMARHAGVRAIGVAWGYHAPEELLSAGAEAVARDSAHLQELILG, from the coding sequence GTGACCACGCGCCTTGCCGTATTCGATTGCGACGGCACTCTGGTGGACGGGCAGGCGGCGGTCTGTACCGCCATGGCCCGCGCTTTCGACGCGGCCGGTGTGCCGCAGCCCGATAGTCACGCCGTGCGGCGGATCGTCGGCCTCAGCCTGCCGCAGGCGGTGATGAAGCTCGCCCCGGACCTGCCATCTGCGCAACGCGGCGATGTGGTGGAGGCTTACAAGACCGCGTTTCGCGAGGCGCGGATGGACGGGTCTTTGCGCGAGCCGCTTTATCCCGGGATCCGCGAGTTGGTGGAGGCGCTGAAGGCGCATGGCTGGGCGCTGGCGGTGGCAACCGGCAAGTCCGATCGCGGACTGGAGGCCACGCTGGCAACGCACCGCCTGTCGGGCCATTTCACCAGCCTCCACACCGCCAGCCGCCACCCGTCGAAACCATACCCCGCCATGCTGGAGGCATGCATGGAGGACGAGGCCGCCGCGCCCGCCGCCACGGTGATGATCGGCGACACCACCTATGATATCATGATGGCCCGGCATGCAGGCGTGCGCGCCATCGGGGTGGCCTGGGGCTATCACGCGCCGGAAGAACTGCTGTCCGCCGGGGCCGAAGCCGTGGCCCGCGACAGCGCCCATTTGCAGGAGCTGATCCTTGGCTGA
- a CDS encoding ATP12 family protein, translating to MKRFWKDVTVRQSEGCWQLALDERVLKTQGGHALLLPTQALAEALAQEWRDQGEVVDPHGFVLRDLADYAIDCVGQDRDASIARLLPYAQTDTLCYRADPGSAHLARQEELWEPLLQACEARLDCRFERVSGIIHSAQPAATMTALETELKRYSQWELASLETTVPMAASLVTGLAALDAGADADALFAAANAEEDWQAELWGKDAEAEAARAARLGAFRQAVRFASLAQR from the coding sequence ATGAAGCGCTTCTGGAAGGACGTGACTGTCCGGCAGTCCGAGGGCTGCTGGCAGTTGGCGCTGGACGAGCGGGTCCTGAAAACGCAGGGCGGCCACGCGCTGCTGCTGCCCACGCAGGCGCTGGCAGAGGCGCTGGCGCAGGAATGGCGCGATCAGGGTGAGGTGGTGGACCCGCACGGTTTCGTGCTTCGCGACCTGGCCGATTACGCCATCGACTGTGTCGGGCAGGACCGCGATGCCAGCATCGCTCGCCTGCTGCCCTACGCCCAGACCGACACGCTGTGTTACCGCGCCGATCCCGGCAGCGCGCATTTGGCCCGGCAGGAAGAGCTGTGGGAGCCGCTGCTGCAGGCCTGCGAGGCGCGGCTGGACTGCCGCTTCGAACGCGTGAGCGGGATCATCCATTCCGCCCAGCCCGCCGCGACAATGACCGCGCTTGAGACGGAGCTGAAGCGATACTCGCAGTGGGAGCTGGCTTCGCTGGAAACCACCGTGCCGATGGCCGCATCGCTGGTGACAGGGCTGGCCGCGCTGGATGCGGGCGCGGATGCCGATGCGCTGTTCGCCGCCGCCAATGCGGAGGAAGACTGGCAGGCAGAGCTGTGGGGCAAGGATGCCGAGGCCGAAGCTGCACGGGCAGCGCGGCTGGGCGCGTTCAGGCAGGCTGTGCGCTTCGCCTCGCTGGCGCAGCGCTAG
- a CDS encoding ABC-type transport auxiliary lipoprotein family protein: MAHPIRFPAIRGAAMALALLGLSGCISFGEDPPESLLTLTPDRLAAEGTGSQGDLQNALSVVPFDTPQRLNVTRVPVYVTDSSLAYLQDAIWVEKPARLFQRLISETIRSKGTRMIVDGDLGYTAGTKLSGTLSEMGYDADTGTVTVRFDATLRAQDGTVTTRRFEASETGIAPLAGPVGDALNRAANKVADEVAEWVG; this comes from the coding sequence ATGGCCCATCCCATTCGCTTTCCTGCAATCCGCGGCGCTGCGATGGCGCTGGCGCTGCTCGGCCTCTCGGGCTGCATCAGCTTCGGCGAGGATCCGCCCGAAAGCCTGCTGACCCTGACGCCGGACCGGCTGGCAGCGGAAGGCACGGGCTCGCAAGGTGACTTGCAGAATGCCCTGTCGGTCGTACCCTTCGACACGCCGCAGCGCCTGAACGTGACGCGGGTACCGGTCTATGTGACGGACAGCTCGCTGGCGTACCTGCAGGATGCCATCTGGGTGGAAAAGCCCGCGCGCCTGTTCCAGCGGCTGATCAGCGAAACGATCCGCAGCAAGGGCACGCGCATGATCGTGGACGGCGATCTTGGCTACACCGCCGGGACGAAGCTGTCGGGCACGCTGTCCGAAATGGGTTATGACGCCGATACCGGCACGGTGACGGTGCGTTTCGATGCTACGCTGCGCGCGCAGGACGGTACGGTGACAACCCGCCGTTTCGAAGCAAGCGAGACCGGTATCGCCCCCCTTGCCGGCCCGGTGGGCGACGCGCTGAACCGCGCGGCCAACAAGGTGGCGGACGAAGTGGCGGAATGGGTCGGCTGA